A genome region from Leptidea sinapis chromosome 34, ilLepSina1.1, whole genome shotgun sequence includes the following:
- the LOC126974929 gene encoding WD and tetratricopeptide repeats protein 1 isoform X1 encodes MGRREDPAWMKGTVGLSMARERGDIDRKFQRRLMVTQSMIERLGLEKELHGHVGCVNCLEWNKDGSVLASASDDLHVILWDPFRHKQLHNITTGHTGNIFSVKFLSSDIIATCAADALVRARNIFGGTSLLECSCHSGRVKRLAVAPDKPHLLWSAGEDGLILQHDLRLPHRCNSDCDNVLVNLLNHMGRQAEAKCVAVNPRRSYQLAVGANDFYVRLYDTRMIKLSKPAELQMNAPMTRLMWERQNVRCSRAGHGDPDGNIPNSAVQYYAPGHLSLESGEFVFPKKVVTYVAFNHDGNELLVNLGTEQVYIYDINSAPRPVLVANYILQHNAMKAGNKDKEKKNGTNGTTSNGTVSNGISVVDQILPDRVMLLKQRANELVHRSEYSGAVQLYNAAIAERPDCAILYSNRAAALTRRGWIGDIYAAIRDCYTAIKLDPNHVKSHFRLAKGLMDLKRPREAQECLTYFKDKFPKHATSHAVFLLQKDITVALDVPSNSPEEARSGEVVTYFYGVPEEERQNSELERQLRSAALDYKYRFLGHCNTTTDIKEANFLGPDGNFLAAGSDDGSLFIWSKKSGNIVRCLKADESILNCVQLHPSTFLLATSGIEAVVRLWSPRAEDGNKESREVNSAEAAAANQQRMRSDPFEAMLLNISFAGGAERELQSPVCRPT; translated from the exons ATGGGGAGGAGAGAAGATCCAGCATGGATGAAAGGGACTGTTGGCCTTTCTATGGCAAGAGAGCGAGGAGACATTGATCGGAAATTCCAGAGACGCCTTATGGTGACACAAAGTATGATTGAAAGGCTTGGGTTGGAAAAGGAGCTTCATGGTCATGTGGGTTGCGTAAATTGCTTAGAATGGAACAAAGACGGATC TGTATTGGCGTCAGCATCGGATGATCTGCACGTAATTCTCTGGGACCCGTTTCGACATAAACAATTGCACAACATTACCACAGGACATACAGGAAATATATTTTCTGTTAAG ttttTATCGTCTGATATTATCGCAACGTGTGCCGCTGACGCGTTGGTCCGGGCCCGAAATATTTTTGGAGGAACTTCGCTCCTAGAATGTTCATGCCACAGTGGCCGAGTCAAGAGGTTGGCAGTGGCACCTGACAAGCCACATCTGCTGTGGTCTGCGGGAGAGGATGGATTGATACT TCAACATGATCTCCGCTTGCCACACCGTTGCAACTCCGATTGCGACAACGTTCTGGTCAACCTGCTGAACCACATGGGGAGGCAGGCAGAGGCGAAGTGCGTGGCGGTCAACCCCAGGAGGTCGTACCAGCTGGCTGTCGGCGCCAACGACTTCTACGTGAGGCTCTACGACACGAGGATGATCAAGCTGTCCAAACCTGCT GAGCTGCAGATGAACGCGCCGATGACGCGTCTGATGTGGGAGCGACAGAACGTGCGGTGCTCGCGAGCCGGCCATGGCGACCCTGACGGGAACATCCCAAACAGTGCCGTGCAGTACTACGCGCCCG GTCACTTGTCTCTGGAATCCGGCGAGTTCGTATTCCCAAAGAAAGTGGTGACTTACGTGGCATTCAACCACGACGGTAACGAGCTGCTGGTCAACTTGGGGACGGAGCAG GTGTACATATATGATATAAACTCGGCCCCGCGGCCCGTGCTCGTCGCGAACTACATTTTGCAGCACAACGCCATGAAGGCCGGAAACAAGGACAAGGAGAAGAAaaatg GCACTAATGGAACCACCAGCAATGGTACCGTCAGCAACGGCATCAGTGTTGTAGATCAAATCTTGCCGGATAGAGTGATGCTGTTGAAACAAAGG GCGAACGAGTTAGTGCACCGGAGCGAATACTCGGGCGCCGTACAGTTGTATAACGCGGCAATAGCGGAGCGGCCAGACTGCGCCATTCTGTACTCAAACCGAGCCGCCGCGCTCACGAGACGAGGCTG GATCGGAGATATTTATGCCGCGATACGAGACTGCTACACAGCGATCAAATTGGACCCGAATCACGTGAAGTCCCACTTCCGGTTAGCAAAGGGCCTGATGGATCTCAAGAGGCCCCGCGAAGCACAGGAGTGTCTCACGTACTTCAAGGATAAGTTCCCGAAGCACGCCACCAGTCACGCGGTGTTTCTGCTGCAGAAGGACATCACTGTCGCCTTGGACGTCCCGAGTAATAGTCCAGAGGAAG CGAGGTCCGGGGAGGTCGTCACTTATTTTTATG GTGTACCCGAAGAAGAGCGACAAAATAGCGAACTTGAGAGGCAACTCCGAAGTGCCGCGCTGGATTACAAGTACCGGTTTCTGGGGCACTGCAACACCACCACAGACATCAAGGAGGCTAACTTTCTGGGCCCAGATGGCAACTTTTTAGCTGCTGg TTCAGACGATGGCAGCTTGTTCATCTGGTCAAAGAAGTCTGGCAACATTGTGCGTTGTCTGAAGGCGGATGAGTCAATACTGAACTGCGTCCAGCTCCACCCCAGCACCTTCCTGCTGGCGACCAGCGGCATCGAGGCCGTCGTGCGTTTGTGGAGTCCAAGAGCTGAG GACGGCAACAAGGAGAGCCGCGAGGTGAACAGTGCGGAGGCGGCGGCTGCCAACCAGCAGCGCATGCGCAGTGACCCCTTCGAGGCTATGTTGCTCAACATATCGTTTGCGGGCGGCGCCGAGCGGGAGCTGCAGTCGCCAGTCTGCCGGCCCAC gTAA
- the LOC126974929 gene encoding WD and tetratricopeptide repeats protein 1 isoform X2 gives MGRREDPAWMKGTVGLSMARERGDIDRKFQRRLMVTQSMIERLGLEKELHGHVGCVNCLEWNKDGSVLASASDDLHVILWDPFRHKQLHNITTGHTGNIFSVKFLSSDIIATCAADALVRARNIFGGTSLLECSCHSGRVKRLAVAPDKPHLLWSAGEDGLILQHDLRLPHRCNSDCDNVLVNLLNHMGRQAEAKCVAVNPRRSYQLAVGANDFYVRLYDTRMIKLSKPAELQMNAPMTRLMWERQNVRCSRAGHGDPDGNIPNSAVQYYAPGHLSLESGEFVFPKKVVTYVAFNHDGNELLVNLGTEQVYIYDINSAPRPVLVANYILQHNAMKAGNKDKEKKNGTNGTTSNGTVSNGISVVDQILPDRVMLLKQRANELVHRSEYSGAVQLYNAAIAERPDCAILYSNRAAALTRRGWIGDIYAAIRDCYTAIKLDPNHVKSHFRLAKGLMDLKRPREAQECLTYFKDKFPKHATSHAVFLLQKDITVALDVPSNSPEEARSGEVVTYFYGVPEEERQNSELERQLRSAALDYKYRFLGHCNTTTDIKEANFLGPDGNFLAAGSDDGSLFIWSKKSGNIVRCLKADESILNCVQLHPSTFLLATSGIEAVVRLWSPRAEDGNKESREVNSAEAAAANQQRMRSDPFEAMLLNISFAGGAERELQSPVCRPT, from the exons ATGGGGAGGAGAGAAGATCCAGCATGGATGAAAGGGACTGTTGGCCTTTCTATGGCAAGAGAGCGAGGAGACATTGATCGGAAATTCCAGAGACGCCTTATGGTGACACAAAGTATGATTGAAAGGCTTGGGTTGGAAAAGGAGCTTCATGGTCATGTGGGTTGCGTAAATTGCTTAGAATGGAACAAAGACGGATC TGTATTGGCGTCAGCATCGGATGATCTGCACGTAATTCTCTGGGACCCGTTTCGACATAAACAATTGCACAACATTACCACAGGACATACAGGAAATATATTTTCTGTTAAG ttttTATCGTCTGATATTATCGCAACGTGTGCCGCTGACGCGTTGGTCCGGGCCCGAAATATTTTTGGAGGAACTTCGCTCCTAGAATGTTCATGCCACAGTGGCCGAGTCAAGAGGTTGGCAGTGGCACCTGACAAGCCACATCTGCTGTGGTCTGCGGGAGAGGATGGATTGATACT TCAACATGATCTCCGCTTGCCACACCGTTGCAACTCCGATTGCGACAACGTTCTGGTCAACCTGCTGAACCACATGGGGAGGCAGGCAGAGGCGAAGTGCGTGGCGGTCAACCCCAGGAGGTCGTACCAGCTGGCTGTCGGCGCCAACGACTTCTACGTGAGGCTCTACGACACGAGGATGATCAAGCTGTCCAAACCTGCT GAGCTGCAGATGAACGCGCCGATGACGCGTCTGATGTGGGAGCGACAGAACGTGCGGTGCTCGCGAGCCGGCCATGGCGACCCTGACGGGAACATCCCAAACAGTGCCGTGCAGTACTACGCGCCCG GTCACTTGTCTCTGGAATCCGGCGAGTTCGTATTCCCAAAGAAAGTGGTGACTTACGTGGCATTCAACCACGACGGTAACGAGCTGCTGGTCAACTTGGGGACGGAGCAG GTGTACATATATGATATAAACTCGGCCCCGCGGCCCGTGCTCGTCGCGAACTACATTTTGCAGCACAACGCCATGAAGGCCGGAAACAAGGACAAGGAGAAGAAaaatg GCACTAATGGAACCACCAGCAATGGTACCGTCAGCAACGGCATCAGTGTTGTAGATCAAATCTTGCCGGATAGAGTGATGCTGTTGAAACAAAGG GCGAACGAGTTAGTGCACCGGAGCGAATACTCGGGCGCCGTACAGTTGTATAACGCGGCAATAGCGGAGCGGCCAGACTGCGCCATTCTGTACTCAAACCGAGCCGCCGCGCTCACGAGACGAGGCTG GATCGGAGATATTTATGCCGCGATACGAGACTGCTACACAGCGATCAAATTGGACCCGAATCACGTGAAGTCCCACTTCCGGTTAGCAAAGGGCCTGATGGATCTCAAGAGGCCCCGCGAAGCACAGGAGTGTCTCACGTACTTCAAGGATAAGTTCCCGAAGCACGCCACCAGTCACGCGGTGTTTCTGCTGCAGAAGGACATCACTGTCGCCTTGGACGTCCCGAGTAATAGTCCAGAGGAAG CGAGGTCCGGGGAGGTCGTCACTTATTTTTATG GTGTACCCGAAGAAGAGCGACAAAATAGCGAACTTGAGAGGCAACTCCGAAGTGCCGCGCTGGATTACAAGTACCGGTTTCTGGGGCACTGCAACACCACCACAGACATCAAGGAGGCTAACTTTCTGGGCCCAGATGGCAACTTTTTAGCTGCTGg TTCAGACGATGGCAGCTTGTTCATCTGGTCAAAGAAGTCTGGCAACATTGTGCGTTGTCTGAAGGCGGATGAGTCAATACTGAACTGCGTCCAGCTCCACCCCAGCACCTTCCTGCTGGCGACCAGCGGCATCGAGGCCGTCGTGCGTTTGTGGAGTCCAAGAGCTGAG GACGGCAACAAGGAGAGCCGCGAGGTGAACAGTGCGGAGGCGGCGGCTGCCAACCAGCAGCGCATGCGCAGTGACCCCTTCGAGGCTATGTTGCTCAACATATCGTTTGCGGGCGGCGCCGAGCGGGAGCTGCAGTCGCCAGTCTGCCGGCCCACGTAA
- the LOC126974929 gene encoding WD and tetratricopeptide repeats protein 1 isoform X3 has product MGRREDPAWMKGTVGLSMARERGDIDRKFQRRLMVTQSMIERLGLEKELHGHVGCVNCLEWNKDGSVLASASDDLHVILWDPFRHKQLHNITTGHTGNIFSVKFLSSDIIATCAADALVRARNIFGGTSLLECSCHSGRVKRLAVAPDKPHLLWSAGEDGLILQHDLRLPHRCNSDCDNVLVNLLNHMGRQAEAKCVAVNPRRSYQLAVGANDFYVRLYDTRMIKLSKPAELQMNAPMTRLMWERQNVRCSRAGHGDPDGNIPNSAVQYYAPGHLSLESGEFVFPKKVVTYVAFNHDGNELLVNLGTEQVYIYDINSAPRPVLVANYILQHNAMKAGNKDKEKKNGTNGTTSNGTVSNGISVVDQILPDRVMLLKQRANELVHRSEYSGAVQLYNAAIAERPDCAILYSNRAAALTRRGWIGDIYAAIRDCYTAIKLDPNHVKSHFRLAKGLMDLKRPREAQECLTYFKDKFPKHATSHAVFLLQKDITVALDVPSNSPEEGVPEEERQNSELERQLRSAALDYKYRFLGHCNTTTDIKEANFLGPDGNFLAAGSDDGSLFIWSKKSGNIVRCLKADESILNCVQLHPSTFLLATSGIEAVVRLWSPRAEDGNKESREVNSAEAAAANQQRMRSDPFEAMLLNISFAGGAERELQSPVCRPT; this is encoded by the exons ATGGGGAGGAGAGAAGATCCAGCATGGATGAAAGGGACTGTTGGCCTTTCTATGGCAAGAGAGCGAGGAGACATTGATCGGAAATTCCAGAGACGCCTTATGGTGACACAAAGTATGATTGAAAGGCTTGGGTTGGAAAAGGAGCTTCATGGTCATGTGGGTTGCGTAAATTGCTTAGAATGGAACAAAGACGGATC TGTATTGGCGTCAGCATCGGATGATCTGCACGTAATTCTCTGGGACCCGTTTCGACATAAACAATTGCACAACATTACCACAGGACATACAGGAAATATATTTTCTGTTAAG ttttTATCGTCTGATATTATCGCAACGTGTGCCGCTGACGCGTTGGTCCGGGCCCGAAATATTTTTGGAGGAACTTCGCTCCTAGAATGTTCATGCCACAGTGGCCGAGTCAAGAGGTTGGCAGTGGCACCTGACAAGCCACATCTGCTGTGGTCTGCGGGAGAGGATGGATTGATACT TCAACATGATCTCCGCTTGCCACACCGTTGCAACTCCGATTGCGACAACGTTCTGGTCAACCTGCTGAACCACATGGGGAGGCAGGCAGAGGCGAAGTGCGTGGCGGTCAACCCCAGGAGGTCGTACCAGCTGGCTGTCGGCGCCAACGACTTCTACGTGAGGCTCTACGACACGAGGATGATCAAGCTGTCCAAACCTGCT GAGCTGCAGATGAACGCGCCGATGACGCGTCTGATGTGGGAGCGACAGAACGTGCGGTGCTCGCGAGCCGGCCATGGCGACCCTGACGGGAACATCCCAAACAGTGCCGTGCAGTACTACGCGCCCG GTCACTTGTCTCTGGAATCCGGCGAGTTCGTATTCCCAAAGAAAGTGGTGACTTACGTGGCATTCAACCACGACGGTAACGAGCTGCTGGTCAACTTGGGGACGGAGCAG GTGTACATATATGATATAAACTCGGCCCCGCGGCCCGTGCTCGTCGCGAACTACATTTTGCAGCACAACGCCATGAAGGCCGGAAACAAGGACAAGGAGAAGAAaaatg GCACTAATGGAACCACCAGCAATGGTACCGTCAGCAACGGCATCAGTGTTGTAGATCAAATCTTGCCGGATAGAGTGATGCTGTTGAAACAAAGG GCGAACGAGTTAGTGCACCGGAGCGAATACTCGGGCGCCGTACAGTTGTATAACGCGGCAATAGCGGAGCGGCCAGACTGCGCCATTCTGTACTCAAACCGAGCCGCCGCGCTCACGAGACGAGGCTG GATCGGAGATATTTATGCCGCGATACGAGACTGCTACACAGCGATCAAATTGGACCCGAATCACGTGAAGTCCCACTTCCGGTTAGCAAAGGGCCTGATGGATCTCAAGAGGCCCCGCGAAGCACAGGAGTGTCTCACGTACTTCAAGGATAAGTTCCCGAAGCACGCCACCAGTCACGCGGTGTTTCTGCTGCAGAAGGACATCACTGTCGCCTTGGACGTCCCGAGTAATAGTCCAGAGGAAG GTGTACCCGAAGAAGAGCGACAAAATAGCGAACTTGAGAGGCAACTCCGAAGTGCCGCGCTGGATTACAAGTACCGGTTTCTGGGGCACTGCAACACCACCACAGACATCAAGGAGGCTAACTTTCTGGGCCCAGATGGCAACTTTTTAGCTGCTGg TTCAGACGATGGCAGCTTGTTCATCTGGTCAAAGAAGTCTGGCAACATTGTGCGTTGTCTGAAGGCGGATGAGTCAATACTGAACTGCGTCCAGCTCCACCCCAGCACCTTCCTGCTGGCGACCAGCGGCATCGAGGCCGTCGTGCGTTTGTGGAGTCCAAGAGCTGAG GACGGCAACAAGGAGAGCCGCGAGGTGAACAGTGCGGAGGCGGCGGCTGCCAACCAGCAGCGCATGCGCAGTGACCCCTTCGAGGCTATGTTGCTCAACATATCGTTTGCGGGCGGCGCCGAGCGGGAGCTGCAGTCGCCAGTCTGCCGGCCCACGTAA